GACTCCAATGAAAGATTCTCGGCACCGACTTCGGACAGGTGTTCGGAGGAACGTTACTCGGACATGTTCTCCACGAGGAATTCGGACTTCTCCACGAGGAATTCTACAGACTTTAGGACTCAATCTGAGGAGGAAAGATTTTCTGACGACTCGTTGGAGGAGCTTCTGCCTCCTCCTCCGCCCATCAGTAAGAGACATTCTATTGCTTGGGAAGTACCTCTGGAGGATGATCCACTTTATGCACCCGGAAGTACCAAGGTGATTGGTAGGAGACGACGTAAAAGCAGCGACGTGTCCAGTAAGTTATTCTCTTGCTGACGAAATTCGGCTCTTGTAACTCCAATATCATGTTAATCGATATATAGGGTAGAGTCTATAGAATTATTTGCCATTAGTAGGCTGCGGATTTTTATCACACGCACAGAGCGACCTCCACGTTAAAATAGTCGTATGAACGTTATGGCGAGTTGTCaatatacacaatatattttcttgtttatgAAAACCACTCAAAAGCAAAACATAGTCTGTTTCCAAATACATACGACACGATAGACGTCTCTAACGTGACGcgcaatttttcattgtaacgAAACTTTACGCTATTTTTCAGCCATTTGCGAACGTGTATGAGAAACAGCtattaatcaaaattcatCCGTATCTCCTGCACACCAACTACAGCTACGTCTGTAAcgaaaacaaacatttttaaaatagctTCTCTTCGTAGCAaatcaatatatttctctttcctttcattGTATTATGAAGGCCGTTAAGAtgcattgaaaaatatttgaatttggCTAGTTGCAAAGCAAATTGTTCTACCTTAACGTAAACGACTTAACTTTACCCTATATTCtagattaatttcattttcgaaaaatttgcTCATTTTTAGCAAGTGATATAAGTAAGTATCAATTGTAAGTATCATTATCTAATAGATGTttgtggatgtttatgcattttcgGGAAGTTTAAGGGTGTCAGAATCGATAGAATgccaataatatttaataaataagtaaatatataataaagtatttgaTACAATATCTCTGAtaggtgaaacaaatttttatttagttcttatttctttaatcacgttctttaatcgtaaaaatataaagatgcATAATCACTCAcggtatattaatataatcgatCCTGctcgaaatgaaaatattcgtcaactaaatttttaatttcaggtGTCGGATCAGCATCCAAACTACGCGACTTCGACGACTGGCAAGATCCCCGGTTATCGACCACTGACGATGATCTAGTCTCTCCGTACTCGGATTCTTCGACGAACGAGCTTGATCAGATACGACCCCAAGAACTAACCAAGAACGGCACTTACGTGATACGTCGTggtcgaaagaaagaacgaaaaagcTTACCAAAAGTCCCGACTAAAACCAAAAGCTTATCGTTTGAGAATAACGAGGAGAATCGGTTGTCCGACGTGAAACGATACTCGAGTACTTTCGATAATATTAGAAGTCTCCTGAGAGAAAATAAACTGGACGAACCTATGAACGATCCACCGATGGAGTTTCCACCGTCGGTTCCACCCGACCTGGTCAGAGTCGTTTCTCTTCCAGCGATTAACGACGAAACCGGCAATTGGCCGCGAGAATTGGAAGTAACTgtcgaagaggaagaaagttCAGACCTTTCGGACAAGGATAAAAAACCTCGGGAGATGTTCGAGCTGCTCCAGTTGTCGTCCTCGTTATCGTCCAGCGACAATCCTGAGAAAGGCAGAATCGATGTCGATTCGTCGAATCAAGAATCGAGAAACGCTACCGAGTTGAACAGCACGTGCAACGGAGTTTCGCTATCAGCCTCTAACAGCTATTCGAAAGGGTTCGCTGGTTTAACACCGTCTAGTGGAAATGCGTTTAACGAGGAACCAAGAAAATCTCCAAATTCTAGTAACGAACATGGATTAACGTCCAAGATCCCTGTTAACTTACTGATTGAAGATCAGATTGTGAAAAAGGCTTTGAAGGAAAATCGCAGACAACTGGAGAAGGTCAGTGATGCTATCAAGGAAATTGAGAATGTGAAGAATAGCGAGTCTTATTCGGAGAGCAAGACACGATGGGCAAGGAGTGGAGAAGCGAAGCAACCATTGGCGAGGAAAAGCAGTCTTGACAGCGAATCGAATGATCGTGGAGTTGTGGATCGAAGTGGAGCGAGGAAACAGCACCATGATTCGGATTTTGATTCGGATACAGCGTCTAAAGCCAGTCCTGAAACAACGGATATAGAGGCAAAAAGAACTAATGGGTCGGATATCTACGCGTCGGGGAAAAGATTGAGACAGAATGGAGTTGAGACTCATAAGAATGATCAGAAGCAGATTGAAAATGTGATCGACGCTATTCTTGAAGATTCCAAGAATCCAGATTTTCAGGTGAGTTTTTCCTCATTGATGTCGAAAGTTGTACAATTTgagcgaagaagaaaattcaggATTTTCACACATTACAATGGCGAAAGGATACATGTGAACGAAGACCATAGAGgagaaatatgataaatttgattataatATCGATAAGCTTGATggataaatggaaatattctaatatgaTACGTTCGGAGGGGAAAGGAATTTGAATTAAatgtaaagatataatatataaaactaatgatgtaacttttaacttttaaaatacTCAATTGCAATTTTGTTCACATCAGCAAAGAAAAATCTAATAGCGcagaaaattaatgatatcGTATTGATGATATGTTTGCTTCTAGGTGAGCGTGGAAGTTCTTGAGTTTCCTCCGTTACCACCATCGCCTGTCGAGGAAGCAGACGAAGAAAGTTCAGACATCGGTCAGACTGCCGCAATCGTCTCTAAGCCAAAAAATCATAGCAATCGAACGATGGAGTACAGACCTAGGGTACCACCTCATCGTGGACCTGTTGCTAATCATTCCCTCTCGGATTCGAAAGATCAACAAACGTCTCTCAATACCAGATCCATGGATGCTGGATTTTCTCGGGGTAAAAGAACAACACCTAGTGCCACCAATTCCAGACGAGAGGTGcgttttacgaaatttaagCGAGGTGTTTTATCGTGTTTCAGGTAAAAAGATAcctaataataagaataagaagGTGAGTCACGAGAAACAAGATACGTAGATGTTTCCCTTACTTGTTTTAATTCAATGAATGACTTCtcagtataaaaattacagtATTTGAGGGTTATGTAATTACAAGTTTacaaataacgaaatacttaCTCATAAATTTGATTAGTTGTGAAAAACTCTATATCTGTTATTCTGTTTCTGCTTCTTCTCGTCGTTCACCTTTGCATACTCGctgtaacaaaaaattattattaattgttgcTGTTGTCGTTGTCATGCATTATTAGTAGTGATCTATTTTTCGTAGCAAATACCCGTAGAACGAAGGACTTTGCCTACGGACCTACCTGGACCTTCACGACGACGTCCCTTCACCAAGAGACATTCGCCATCGGCGGAACCGTGCTCCTCAGTTGGAAATGGAGGCTGTAGTAGCAGTACTAACGCAAACGGGGCAAACAACGGAGCTTGTAGCAGTACCGCTGGTGGAACCACCGGTAACATAGCGACTGGTACCAGCGGAATGCAAACCTCCTGTTCGCTTCCAGAAACCCCTGTTTTCGCTAGAGGGAGCGACATTCCCAGAACTCCCCAGCATGCCAGCAATTCGACACAGATGCGTCGACAACCTGGTTGGTACGCTCCAACCACGGCTACCACCGGGTAAGAATCGTCTTTTTCGATTAagttattgattttatcaaaatttcaatattattacacATCTTGTCTTCCACTGTATTATCACGTTTCTTATTACGCCGcttttgtttttctaaatatttcaccATTTCTTTTCACCGATATAGTAGTagttaatattctttaaaatatcacttttgaaacataaaataaaaaacttttACGTAtcagtataatatatatatacgtatatgtatgtatacgtttTCTGTTTCTTGAGAACAGTTTCTCTGATTCTGATCTGAAGAAACAGAATCATTTACTAAGGAGAACATAGAAAGCTTAAAATATAACTACGTTATTGTTAAAAACGATGTATGTATTTCTAACTTGTACAACAGTttaaaaacttgaaaaatgGCGCTTCGTACGTGTGCCATGAACGCGCTTGCGCGAACATAGCCACGAATTCCCGCGTAAGCAATTACTGTTGTTGATCGTTGACCGATTGCATATGCACGTGTATACTGTATACACAACTTAAAATTGATAACTCGATTCAACGAAGGAAACAAAAACAATAGCGATAACAGGAGTACGATAAAAGTGGATAGATaagataaaaagtataaaagttGATATTCGATGTGAACAGGTATCGCAGGAATAACCCGGGTTTGGAACAGGCGATAATCGGAACCGAGTTGTTGCGATTAGCCGGTGGCCCGAATCGTGGATGGTACCCGACGAGGAAGGCGAACCAACCGCGGCCAGCCTCGATCGAACATCTCGAAAGACTAAACAACGCGTATGATCCACGCTTAGCTGGCTCCGGAGACCAAAGGAAACCATTGACTCTGCCGACAAACATCACACCGAACAAATACTTCGGCCAAAGTAAGCACAGCTCCGCCTCCAGCACTCGCGAGGCGCTACGGAGGGTCACTAGCTTGCTCATCAAGAAAGGTAAGCGCTGGAATTTGCGCTATTACAAGAGCCCGTGATCGTGGAAGCAGTGAACGTCACCGCGGCCGGGCCTCTAGAAAATACGATGTCAGTCGCCAAGCTATCTCGATTCACTGTGAATCCTGTTTACTTCACAGATC
This is a stretch of genomic DNA from Bombus pyrosoma isolate SC7728 linkage group LG16, ASM1482585v1, whole genome shotgun sequence. It encodes these proteins:
- the LOC122576226 gene encoding uncharacterized protein LOC122576226 isoform X3 produces the protein MSNTFSGQRWIVQRESRGSFKVGGDQCPMAWTGTQRWRNPAPEGDDVQRSIELLDKVLSEYDEHEAEGEGGGGVGVGSGGGGGGGGGGDGSGGGSGGGVGDCGSSTEPSIGLTPDDESPSLGHQSEDDGYMSMNGRKAKMALIALRPVPDCPEPQDLAGISTQEFPPPPEEAERIISTLLPMVSPGNSSKRNQGHSSSRRSGRQQWMIAMEDSIRHGNGSTVTTQTTLPKTRHQRPYGWENGNSEALKLAQPPSPPSKFASLPYDGKVSFGWIPPRTNPTTIEKHREVRRRSSEEDGLEADKTHRQSFDKDRTPHLRKQRQSNEIIKSSSVEDRLLMNHEQSEQNSRRRNDSDSSEGRFSRNSESERSSIPRSSSVSVERYSMRATCGSSDFSRANSTSNERFHSDFSIAVASASSNDRVSVPTSDPFSIRNLDFVSFSLPTRTDSNERFSAPTSDRCSEERYSDMFSTRNSDFSTRNSTDFRTQSEEERFSDDSLEELLPPPPPISKRHSIAWEVPLEDDPLYAPGSTKVIGRRRRKSSDVSSVGSASKLRDFDDWQDPRLSTTDDDLVSPYSDSSTNELDQIRPQELTKNGTYVIRRGRKKERKSLPKVPTKTKSLSFENNEENRLSDVKRYSSTFDNIRSLLRENKLDEPMNDPPMEFPPSVPPDLVRVVSLPAINDETGNWPRELEVTVEEEESSDLSDKDKKPREMFELLQLSSSLSSSDNPEKGRIDVDSSNQESRNATELNSTCNGVSLSASNSYSKGFAGLTPSSGNAFNEEPRKSPNSSNEHGLTSKIPVNLLIEDQIVKKALKENRRQLEKVSDAIKEIENVKNSESYSESKTRWARSGEAKQPLARKSSLDSESNDRGVVDRSGARKQHHDSDFDSDTASKASPETTDIEAKRTNGSDIYASGKRLRQNGVETHKNDQKQIENVIDAILEDSKNPDFQVSVEVLEFPPLPPSPVEEADEESSDIGQTAAIVSKPKNHSNRTMEYRPRVPPHRGPVANHSLSDSKDQQTSLNTRSMDAGFSRGKRTTPSATNSRREQIPVERRTLPTDLPGPSRRRPFTKRHSPSAEPCSSVGNGGCSSSTNANGANNGACSSTAGGTTGNIATGTSGMQTSCSLPETPVFARGSDIPRTPQHASNSTQMRRQPGWYAPTTATTGYRRNNPGLEQAIIGTELLRLAGGPNRGWYPTRKANQPRPASIEHLERLNNAYDPRLAGSGDQRKPLTLPTNITPNKYFGQSKHSSASSTREALRRVTSLLIKKGSGSKDGKSGKDNASPCGPYAAAECGDAPKKKGFFKGFWKRSRHYSLENQ
- the LOC122576226 gene encoding uncharacterized protein LOC122576226 isoform X5 — its product is MAWTGTQRWRNPAPEGDDVQRSIELLDKVLSEYDEHEAEGEGGGGVGVGSGGGGGGGGGGDGSGGGSGGGVGDCGSSTEPSIGLTPDDESPSLGHQSEDDGYMSMNGRKAKMALIALRPVPDCPEPQDLAGISTQEFPPPPEEAERIISTLLPMVSPGNSSKRNQGHSSSRRSGRQQWMIAMEDSIRHGNGSTVTTQTTLVNCIFAQPKTRHQRPYGWENGNSEALKLAQPPSPPSKFASLPYDGKVSFGWIPPRTNPTTIEKHREVRRRSSEEDGLEADKTHRQSFDKDRTPHLRKQRQSNEIIKSSSVEDRLLMNHEQSEQNSRRRNDSDSSEGRFSRNSESERSSIPRSSSVSVERYSMRATCGSSDFSRANSTSNERFHSDFSIAVASASSNDRVSVPTSDPFSIRNLDFVSFSLPTRTDSNERFSAPTSDRCSEERYSDMFSTRNSDFSTRNSTDFRTQSEEERFSDDSLEELLPPPPPISKRHSIAWEVPLEDDPLYAPGSTKVIGRRRRKSSDVSSVGSASKLRDFDDWQDPRLSTTDDDLVSPYSDSSTNELDQIRPQELTKNGTYVIRRGRKKERKSLPKVPTKTKSLSFENNEENRLSDVKRYSSTFDNIRSLLRENKLDEPMNDPPMEFPPSVPPDLVRVVSLPAINDETGNWPRELEVTVEEEESSDLSDKDKKPREMFELLQLSSSLSSSDNPEKGRIDVDSSNQESRNATELNSTCNGVSLSASNSYSKGFAGLTPSSGNAFNEEPRKSPNSSNEHGLTSKIPVNLLIEDQIVKKALKENRRQLEKVSDAIKEIENVKNSESYSESKTRWARSGEAKQPLARKSSLDSESNDRGVVDRSGARKQHHDSDFDSDTASKASPETTDIEAKRTNGSDIYASGKRLRQNGVETHKNDQKQIENVIDAILEDSKNPDFQVSVEVLEFPPLPPSPVEEADEESSDIGQTAAIVSKPKNHSNRTMEYRPRVPPHRGPVANHSLSDSKDQQTSLNTRSMDAGFSRGKRTTPSATNSRREQIPVERRTLPTDLPGPSRRRPFTKRHSPSAEPCSSVGNGGCSSSTNANGANNGACSSTAGGTTGNIATGTSGMQTSCSLPETPVFARGSDIPRTPQHASNSTQMRRQPGWYAPTTATTGYRRNNPGLEQAIIGTELLRLAGGPNRGWYPTRKANQPRPASIEHLERLNNAYDPRLAGSGDQRKPLTLPTNITPNKYFGQSKHSSASSTREALRRVTSLLIKKGSGSKDGKSGKDNASPCGPYAAAECGDAPKKKGFFKGFWKRSRHYSLENQ
- the LOC122576226 gene encoding uncharacterized protein LOC122576226 isoform X2 — its product is MSNTFSGQRWIVQRESRGSFKVGGDQCPMAWTGTQRWRNPAPEGDDVQRSIELLDKVLSEYDEHEAEGEGGGGVGVGSGGGGGGGGGGDGSGGGSGGGVGDCGSSTEPSIGLTPDDERHQSEDDGYMSMNGRKAKMALIALRPVPDCPEPQDLAGISTQEFPPPPEEAERIISTLLPMVSPGNSSKRNQGHSSSRRSGRQQWMIAMEDSIRHGNGSTVTTQTTLVNCIFAQPKTRHQRPYGWENGNSEALKLAQPPSPPSKFASLPYDGKVSFGWIPPRTNPTTIEKHREVRRRSSEEDGLEADKTHRQSFDKDRTPHLRKQRQSNEIIKSSSVEDRLLMNHEQSEQNSRRRNDSDSSEGRFSRNSESERSSIPRSSSVSVERYSMRATCGSSDFSRANSTSNERFHSDFSIAVASASSNDRVSVPTSDPFSIRNLDFVSFSLPTRTDSNERFSAPTSDRCSEERYSDMFSTRNSDFSTRNSTDFRTQSEEERFSDDSLEELLPPPPPISKRHSIAWEVPLEDDPLYAPGSTKVIGRRRRKSSDVSSVGSASKLRDFDDWQDPRLSTTDDDLVSPYSDSSTNELDQIRPQELTKNGTYVIRRGRKKERKSLPKVPTKTKSLSFENNEENRLSDVKRYSSTFDNIRSLLRENKLDEPMNDPPMEFPPSVPPDLVRVVSLPAINDETGNWPRELEVTVEEEESSDLSDKDKKPREMFELLQLSSSLSSSDNPEKGRIDVDSSNQESRNATELNSTCNGVSLSASNSYSKGFAGLTPSSGNAFNEEPRKSPNSSNEHGLTSKIPVNLLIEDQIVKKALKENRRQLEKVSDAIKEIENVKNSESYSESKTRWARSGEAKQPLARKSSLDSESNDRGVVDRSGARKQHHDSDFDSDTASKASPETTDIEAKRTNGSDIYASGKRLRQNGVETHKNDQKQIENVIDAILEDSKNPDFQVSVEVLEFPPLPPSPVEEADEESSDIGQTAAIVSKPKNHSNRTMEYRPRVPPHRGPVANHSLSDSKDQQTSLNTRSMDAGFSRGKRTTPSATNSRREQIPVERRTLPTDLPGPSRRRPFTKRHSPSAEPCSSVGNGGCSSSTNANGANNGACSSTAGGTTGNIATGTSGMQTSCSLPETPVFARGSDIPRTPQHASNSTQMRRQPGWYAPTTATTGYRRNNPGLEQAIIGTELLRLAGGPNRGWYPTRKANQPRPASIEHLERLNNAYDPRLAGSGDQRKPLTLPTNITPNKYFGQSKHSSASSTREALRRVTSLLIKKGSGSKDGKSGKDNASPCGPYAAAECGDAPKKKGFFKGFWKRSRHYSLENQ
- the LOC122576226 gene encoding uncharacterized protein LOC122576226 isoform X4, which encodes MSNTFSGQRWIVQRESRGSFKVGGDQCPMAWTGTQRWRNPAPEGDDVQRSIELLDKVLSEYDEHEAEGEGGGGVGVGSGGGGGGGGGGDGSGGGSGGGVGDCGSSTEPSIGLTPDDESPSLGHQSEDDGYMSMNGRKAKMALIALRPVPDCPEPQDLAGISTQEFPPPPEEAERIISTLLPMVSPGNSSKRNQGHSSSRRSGRQQWMIAMEDSIRHGNGSTVTTQTTLVNCIFAQPKTRHQRPYGWENGNSEALKLAQPPSPPSKFASLPYDGKVSFGWIPPRTNPTTIEKHREVRRRSSEEDGLEADKTHRQSFDKDRTPHLRKQRQSNEIIKSSSVEDRLLMNHEQSEQNSRRRNDSDSSEGRFSRNSESERSSIPRSSSVSVERYSMRATCGSSDFSRANSTSNERFHSDFSIAVASASSNDRVSVPTSDPFSIRNLDFVSFSLPTRTDSNERFSAPTSDRCSEERYSDMFSTRNSDFSTRNSTDFRTQSEEERFSDDSLEELLPPPPPISKRHSIAWEVPLEDDPLYAPGSTKVIGRRRRKSSDVSSVGSASKLRDFDDWQDPRLSTTDDDLVSPYSDSSTNELDQIRPQELTKNGTYVIRRGRKKERKSLPKVPTKTKSLSFENNEENRLSDVKRYSSTFDNIRSLLRENKLDEPMNDPPMEFPPSVPPDLVRVVSLPAINDETGNWPRELEVTVEEEESSDLSDKDKKPREMFELLQLSSSLSSSDNPEKGRIDVDSSNQESRNATELNSTCNGVSLSASNSYSKGFAGLTPSSGNAFNEEPRKSPNSSNEHGLTSKIPVNLLIEDQIVKKALKENRRQLEKVSDAIKEIENVKNSESYSESKTRWARSGEAKQPLARKSSLDSESNDRGVVDRSGARKQHHDSDFDSDTASKASPETTDIEAKRTNGSDIYASGKRLRQNGVETHKNDQKQIENVIDAILEDSKNPDFQVSVEVLEFPPLPPSPVEEADEESSDIGQTAAIVSKPKNHSNRTMEYRPRVPPHRGPVANHSLSDSKDQQTSLNTRSMDAGFSRGKRTTPSATNSRREQIPVERRTLPTDLPGPSRRRPFTKRHSPSAEPCSSVGNGGCSSSTNANGANNGACSSTAGGTTGNIATGTSGMQTSCSLPETPVFARGSDIPRTPQHASNSTQMRRQPGWYAPTTATTGYRRNNPGLEQAIIGTELLRLAGGPNRGWYPTRKANQPRPASIEHLERLNNAYDPRLAGSGDQRKPLTLPTNITPNKYFGQRSGSKDGKSGKDNASPCGPYAAAECGDAPKKKGFFKGFWKRSRHYSLENQ
- the LOC122576226 gene encoding uncharacterized protein LOC122576226 isoform X1 — translated: MSNTFSGQRWIVQRESRGSFKVGGDQCPMAWTGTQRWRNPAPEGDDVQRSIELLDKVLSEYDEHEAEGEGGGGVGVGSGGGGGGGGGGDGSGGGSGGGVGDCGSSTEPSIGLTPDDESPSLGHQSEDDGYMSMNGRKAKMALIALRPVPDCPEPQDLAGISTQEFPPPPEEAERIISTLLPMVSPGNSSKRNQGHSSSRRSGRQQWMIAMEDSIRHGNGSTVTTQTTLVNCIFAQPKTRHQRPYGWENGNSEALKLAQPPSPPSKFASLPYDGKVSFGWIPPRTNPTTIEKHREVRRRSSEEDGLEADKTHRQSFDKDRTPHLRKQRQSNEIIKSSSVEDRLLMNHEQSEQNSRRRNDSDSSEGRFSRNSESERSSIPRSSSVSVERYSMRATCGSSDFSRANSTSNERFHSDFSIAVASASSNDRVSVPTSDPFSIRNLDFVSFSLPTRTDSNERFSAPTSDRCSEERYSDMFSTRNSDFSTRNSTDFRTQSEEERFSDDSLEELLPPPPPISKRHSIAWEVPLEDDPLYAPGSTKVIGRRRRKSSDVSSVGSASKLRDFDDWQDPRLSTTDDDLVSPYSDSSTNELDQIRPQELTKNGTYVIRRGRKKERKSLPKVPTKTKSLSFENNEENRLSDVKRYSSTFDNIRSLLRENKLDEPMNDPPMEFPPSVPPDLVRVVSLPAINDETGNWPRELEVTVEEEESSDLSDKDKKPREMFELLQLSSSLSSSDNPEKGRIDVDSSNQESRNATELNSTCNGVSLSASNSYSKGFAGLTPSSGNAFNEEPRKSPNSSNEHGLTSKIPVNLLIEDQIVKKALKENRRQLEKVSDAIKEIENVKNSESYSESKTRWARSGEAKQPLARKSSLDSESNDRGVVDRSGARKQHHDSDFDSDTASKASPETTDIEAKRTNGSDIYASGKRLRQNGVETHKNDQKQIENVIDAILEDSKNPDFQVSVEVLEFPPLPPSPVEEADEESSDIGQTAAIVSKPKNHSNRTMEYRPRVPPHRGPVANHSLSDSKDQQTSLNTRSMDAGFSRGKRTTPSATNSRREQIPVERRTLPTDLPGPSRRRPFTKRHSPSAEPCSSVGNGGCSSSTNANGANNGACSSTAGGTTGNIATGTSGMQTSCSLPETPVFARGSDIPRTPQHASNSTQMRRQPGWYAPTTATTGYRRNNPGLEQAIIGTELLRLAGGPNRGWYPTRKANQPRPASIEHLERLNNAYDPRLAGSGDQRKPLTLPTNITPNKYFGQSKHSSASSTREALRRVTSLLIKKGSGSKDGKSGKDNASPCGPYAAAECGDAPKKKGFFKGFWKRSRHYSLENQ